One Cucurbita pepo subsp. pepo cultivar mu-cu-16 chromosome LG07, ASM280686v2, whole genome shotgun sequence genomic region harbors:
- the LOC111798774 gene encoding exocyst complex component EXO70A1-like — MTAPVSIDGKGKGSIENLVSATRSLKASLEKSRDLGFALQKAGSRLEDISQRLPTLEAAVRPIRADKEALVAVGGHINRAVGPAAAVLKVFDAVHGLEKSLLSDPRNDLPGYLSVLKRMEEALRFLGDNCGLAIQWLEDIVEYLEDNNVADERYLANLKKSLKILRDLQSDEDRIRLDGGLLNAALDKLENEFRRLLTEHSVPLPMSSSPSLGEQACIAPSPLPVTVIQKLQAILGRLIANKRLDRCISIYVEVRSSNVRASLQALDLDYLEISVSEFNDVQSIEGYIAKWGKHLEFAVKHLFEAEFKLCNDVFERIGLDVWMGCFAKIVTQAGILAFLQFGKTVTESKNDPIKLLKLLDIFASLNKLRLDFNRLFGGAACLEIQNLTRDLIKRVIDGVAEIFWELLVQVELQRQNSPPLDGAVPRLVSFIIDYSNKLLSDDYRPILTQALVIHRSWKKEKFQEGLLIGEVTNLVRAIEQNLDAWIKAYEDSTLSNFFAMNNHWHLHKHLKGTKVGELMGEKVKEHEQYKDYYAAVFLRDSWSKLPSHLSREGLIMFSGGRATARDLVKKRLKTFNEAFEDMYKKQSVWVITDKELREKTCQLIVQTIVPVYRSYMQNYGPLVEQDPSSSKYAKYTVQNLEKMLLSLYQPKPLRFSSLKVRQTSGKFSNGAADHRRSNSMVM, encoded by the coding sequence ATGACGGCACCGGTGTCGATTGATGGGAAGGGGAAGGGAAGTATTGAGAATTTGGTGTCTGCTACTAGGTCGTTGAAGGCTAGTTTAGAGAAATCTAGGGATTTAGGGTTTGCGTTGCAGAAAGCTGGGTCGAGATTGGAGGATATTAGCCAAAGATTGCCGACTTTAGAAGCAGCTGTTCGGCCTATTCGTGCTGATAAGGAAGCTCTCGTCGCCGTCGGTGGCCATATAAATCGAGCTGTTGGCCCAGCGGCGGCGGTGCTTAAGGTTTTTGATGCGGTTCATGGCCTTGAAAAGTCTCTGTTATCGGACCCGAGGAATGATCTGCCTGGTTATTTGTCGGTGTTGAAACGTATGGAAGAGGCATTGAGGTTCTTGGGAGATAACTGTGGACTTGCAATCCAGTGGTTAGAGGACATAGTTGAGTATTTGGAAGATAATAATGTTGCTGATGAGAGATATCTTGCgaatttgaagaaatctttgaaaattttgagggatTTGCAGAGTGATGAGGATAGAATTCGGCTTGATGGGGGGCTTTTGAATGCTGCTTTAGATAAACTAGAGAACGAGTTTAGGCGTCTTTTAACGGAGCACAGTGTGCCCCTTCCCATGTCGTCTTCCCCGTCGCTCGGTGAGCAGGCGTGCATTGCTCCATCTCCATTGCCTGTGACTGTTATTCAAAAATTGCAGGCTATTCTTGGGAGATTGATTGCTAATAAACGACTCGATAGATGCATATCCATTTACGTTGAAGTTCGTAGTTCTAACGTTAGGGCTAGTTTGCAGGCTCTTGATTTGGATTACTTGGAGATATCGGTTTCCGAGTTCAACGATGTGCAGAGCATTGAAGGGTACATTGCAAAATGGGGAAAGCATTTGGAGTTTGCTGTGAAACACTTGTTTGAAGCTGAGTTCAAGCTTTGTAATGATGTTTTTGAGAGGATTGGATTGGATGTTTGGATGGGCTGCTTTGCAAAGATAGTAACACAAGCAGGTATTCTtgcatttcttcaatttgggAAGACTGTAACAGAGAGCAAGAACGATCCTATTAAGCTATTGAAGTTGTTAGATATCTTTGCATCCTTGAACAAACTGAGACTCGACTTTAATCGGCTCTTTGGCGGGGCTGCGTGTTTGGAAATTCAAAACCTGACTCGGGATCTCATTAAGCGGGTTATCGATGGCGTGGCCGAGATTTTCTGGGAACTTCTAGTTCAGGTGGAGTTACAGAGGCAAAACTCTCCACCTTTAGATGGGGCAGTTCCAAGGTTGGTTAGCTTCATTATTGATTACAGTAATAAACTGCTCAGTGACGATTATCGGCCGATCCTGACCCAAGCTCTCGTCATTCACCGAAGttggaagaaggaaaagtTCCAAGAGGGTCTTCTTATCGGTGAGGTTACGAACCTTGTTAGAGCCATCGAGCAGAATCTGGACGCTTGGATAAAGGCTTATGAAGATTCTACCTTGTCGAACTTTTTCGCCATGAACAACCATTGGCATCTACATAAGCACCTCAAAGGAACGAAAGTTGGAGAACTAATGGGAGAGAAAGTAAAGGAACATGAACAGTACAAGGATTACTATGCTGCAGTTTTCTTGAGGGATAGCTGGAGTAAACTTCCTAGCCATTTAAGCAGGGAGGGCTTGATCATGTTCTCGGGTGGGCGTGCTACTGCCCGTGATCTCGTCAAGAAACGTCTTAAGACGTTCAATGAAGCTTTTGAAGACATGTATAAGAAGCAATCAGTCTGGGTTATAACTGACAAAGAATTGAGGGAGAAGACATGCCAGCTTATAGTTCAAACAATCGTGCCTGTTTATCGCAGCTACATGCAGAATTATGGTCCTCTAGTCGAGCAAGACCCGAGTTCGAGTAAGTATGCGAAGTACACCGTACAGAATCTGGAGAAAATGTTACTGTCCCTTTATCAGCCAAAGCCACTTAGGTTCAGCAGCCTTAAAGTTAGGCAGACTAGTGGGAAATTCAGCAATGGCGCAGCCGATCATCGTCGTTCCAACTCCATGGTTATGTAA
- the LOC111798715 gene encoding uncharacterized protein LOC111798715, which produces MEVLIGPPSFTIQVASSSSFVRDRTAASPLPPPLDHALDSPWNCFNSFRTYAVRKAPEDEIDYRSDSSSSIGVPDGDESEDESISSTGGDQEEEVRSKLDSGFASLGSLEESLPIKRGLSSHFSGKLKSFANLAEAKSVKDIVKPENSFNKRRRILIASKLAKKSSFYTWQNPKSMPLLALREVDDDDDDDGDEEEKKSPASYSSEDNEDEDEEPKIKRVSDFHRRRFMSFKSRCFSLADLQQRHHQPQEH; this is translated from the exons ATGGAGGTTCTCATCGGTCCTCCCTCTTTCACCATCCAGGTTGCCTCTTCTTCGTCTTTTGTCAGAGATCGGACCGCTGCTTCTCCGCTCCCGCCGCCGCTGGATCATGCTCTTGATTCGCCTTGGAACTGTTTCAATTCTTTCCGAACTTACGCTGTCCGTAAAGCTCCGGAGGATGAAATCGATTACCGTTCTGATTCCTCTTCCTCGATCGGAGTTCCTGATGGTGATGAGAGCGAGGATGAGAGCATTTCGTCCACTGGTGGAGATCAAGAGGAGGAGGTTCGGAGTAAACTGGATTCAGGATTCGCGTCTCTCGGATCGTTGGAAGAGTCTCTTCCGATTAA GAGAGGCTTATCGAGTCACTTTTCTGGAAAATTGAAATCGTTTGCGAATCTAGCAGAGGCGAAATCAGTAAAAGACATTGTGAAACCTGAAAACTCTTTTaataagagaagaagaattttGATTGCGTCAAAATTGGCTAAGAAATCGTCGTTCTACACCTGGCAGAACCCTAAGTCGATGCCTCTGTTAGCGCTCAGAGAagtagatgatgatgatgatgatgatggcgacgaagaagaaaaaaaatcacctGCTTCATATTCTTCAGAAGataatgaagatgaagatgaagaaccgaaaataaaaagagtttCAGATTTTCATCGAAGACGGTTTATGAGCTTCAAGTCGAGATGCTTTTCTCTGGCGGATCTGCAACAGCGGCACCATCAACCACAAGAACATTAA
- the LOC111798751 gene encoding uncharacterized protein LOC111798751, with the protein MATNKAKESSGLGKERKITAPSSLTIPNTSTKRTPKSSPRGHSTDHKLSFSSSFSSSSAAHLSTLAEKHVPNYLKSTASSRHEHSSFKSTKKSAVPAPIPESKAGLNRRRSFDKPPSTAPRLDKPFRSPGPRNRVSNFPIRSSSFGAKSTTAAISSAKVGLLERSGSRNTKGGGGKLQTQQVQSLRSSNVKKSLKRESSNAASAEMVHKTKNSVEHVDPSPSFVLGMNDEELKKIECELDPYLPDPEFSKELRTDHLEKKAILDKEEAPQAAAAKSLEQNEGETEKGDRKVENPERIGVEEEEVVAEEEKTETDPDHDTDPDQEGEEGGIVLDKEGGAGGAKPRQGGGAGRASAVYNDVIEETASKLLEKRKNKVKALAGAFQTVIDYESSSK; encoded by the coding sequence ATGGCAACAAATAAAGCAAAGGAAAGCAGCGGTTTGGGGAAGGAGAGGAAGATCACAGCTCCAAGTTCTCTTACTATTCCTAATACTTCAACCAAGAGAACTCCAAAATCATCTCCCAGAGGACACTCAACTGATCACAAATTATCGTTTTcgtcttctttttcatcttccTCCGCCGCTCATCTTTCGACGCTCGCCGAGAAACATGTTCCGAACTATCTCAAGTCCACGGCCAGCTCCCGCCATGAACATAGCAGCTTCAAATCAACCAAGAAGTCTGCAGTGCCTGCTCCGATACCTGAGAGCAAGGCGGGTTTGAATAGAAGAAGATCTTTCGACAAACCGCCTTCGACTGCACCGCGTTTGGATAAGCCATTTCGATCGCCTGGACCGAGGAATAGGGTGAGTAATTTTCCGATCCGATCGTCCTCTTTTGGGGCGAAATCCACCACCGCGGCTATCAGTTCTGCAAAGGTTGGTTTGTTGGAGAGGTCAGGTTCCAGAAACACCAAAGGGGGAGGAGGGAAGCTACAGACTCAACAAGTTCAGAGTTTGAGAAGTAGTAATGTAAAGAAAAGCTTGAAGAGAGAATCTAGCAATGCTGCTTCAGCGGAAATGGTTCACAAGACTAAGAATTCTGTCGAACATGTTGATCCGAGTCCTTCGTTCGTTCTCGGCATGAACGACGAGGAGTTGAAGAAGATCGAGTGCGAACTCGACCCTTATCTTCCCGATCCCGAATTCAGCAAAGAACTTAGAACTGATCACCTGGAAAAGAAAGCAATTTTGGATAAAGAAGAAGCTCCACAGGCAGCTGCCGCCAAATCATTAGAACAAAATGAAGGGGAAACAGAGAAAGGAGACAGAAAAGTGGAGAACCCAGAGAGAATTGGagtagaagaagaggaagttGTTGCTGAGGAAGAGAAGACCGAGACAGATCCCGATCACGATACCGATCCCGATCAAGAAGGTGAGGAAGGAGGTATTGTTTTAGATAAGGAGGGTGGAGCGGGTGGGGCGAAACCACGACAAGGAGGAGGAGCGGGGAGAGCTTCCGCGGTGTACAATGATGTGATAGAGGAGACAGCAAGTAAGCTGttggagaagaggaagaacaaggTAAAAGCATTGGCTGGGGCATTTCAGACAGTCATTGACTATGAATCTTCATCCAAATGA
- the LOC111799061 gene encoding uncharacterized protein LOC111799061 produces MCLVFVCDEDQRILSRQPAPGACPYCGGTIQATDVETKWRFCFLPLYWKSKRKFNCNSCNRELVMQ; encoded by the coding sequence atgTGTTTGGTGTTTGTGTGCGATGAGGACCAGAGGATCCTGTCGAGGCAGCCAGCTCCGGGGGCATGTCCCTACTGCGGAGGCACGATCCAGGCCACCGACGTAGAAACCAAATGGAGGTTCTGTTTCCTCCCTCTCTACTGGAAAAGTAAACGCAAGTTCAATTGCAACAGCTGCAACAGAGAGCTTGTTATGCAGTAG
- the LOC111799279 gene encoding uncharacterized protein LOC111799279 gives MLRKRTRSVQNDQYRMNQLNVPCSSSIFKRCHMFTGLSPKGLDYDSAKSPTSPLDFWVFPLKSPRSLSNESHRRNWDCSKVGLSIVDSLNDDDNELFGKVLRSSDSKTVLFRPRIVAKNNLDRPSRAILFQGPKSLPKNYVTFPLSKTKSPIDQGNSNVIFEIGETPLESERFRNYSRSFDSYRSFAPRPGLTGNSLGSSCTTESIDSPWLAEEPRDSNKRPLAKLCSSSLGVSVDNGSKRPLSASEIELSEDYTCVISHGPNPKTTHIYGDCILESRNCLSSSCENEMKEGLFHPLKNMDMATSYTLSDFLSFCHSCHEKLEEGKDIYIYRGEKAFCSLTCRSQEISMDEELEKSIEKTSVSSPKSNADRDEDLFGTSVGGFA, from the exons ATGCTGAGAAAACGAACAAGGTCGGTTCAGAACGATCAATATAGAATGAATCAGCTGAATGTTCCTTGTTCTAGTTCGATTTTCAAAAGATGTCACATGTTTACTGGCTTATCTCCTAAAGGTTTAGATTATGATTCAGCTAAAAGTCCCACTTCTCCTCTTGATTTTTGGGTATTCCCTCTTAAATCTCCTAGATCATTATCCAATGAGAGCCATAGAAGGAACTGGGATTGTAGTAAAGTAGGGCTTAGCATTGTAGATTCCTTAAACGACGATGACAATGAACTATTTGGGAAAGTTCTTCGATCATCGGATAGTAAGACCGTTCTTTTCAGACCTCGAATTGTCGCTAAGAACAACTTGGATCGTCCTTCAAGAGCTATTCTTTTTCAAGGACCGAAATCCTTGCCTAAAAACTATGTAACTTTCCCTTTATCAAAGACCAAATCTCCCATTGATCAGGGAAACTCTAAtgtgatttttgaaattggaGAAACCCCGTTAGAATCCGAGCGTTTCAGGAACTACTCTCGATCTTTTGATTCCTATAGGTCGTTTGCTCCTCGTCCTGGTTTAACTGGTAACAGCCTTGGTAGTAGTTGTACTACTGAGAGCATTGATTCTCCATGGTTAGCTGAAGAACCTAGAGATTCAAATAAACGTCCCCTTGCGAAACTGTGTTCGAGTTCTTTGGGCGTATCTGTTGACAATGGATCTAAGAGGCCTCTCTCAGCAAGTGAGATTGAGTTGTCTGAGGATTATACTTGTGTGATCTCACACGGTCCGAACCCGAAAACTACTCATATTTACGGTGACTGCATTTTAGAAAGTCGTAATTGTTTGAGCTCTTcttgtgaaaatgaaatgaaggaGGGATTGTTCCATCCTCTTAAGAACATGGATATGGCCACTTCATATACCTTAAGTGACTTCTTAAGCTTCTGCCATTCCTGTCATGAGAAACTGGAAGAGGGAAAAGACATCTACATTTACAG GGGGGAGAAAGCTTTCTGTAGCCTTACGTGCCGTTCTCAGGAGATATCGATGGATGAAGAGCTCGAGAAATCCATCGAAAAAACCTCGGTGAGTTCTCCTAAGTCCAATGCTGACCGTGATGAGGATCTCTTCGGAACGAGCGTTGGTGGCTTTGCATAA